One stretch of Candidatus Poribacteria bacterium DNA includes these proteins:
- a CDS encoding amino acid permease yields the protein MFSKSKQQSGSKTVPSQRGHGFGTAPVFLTSITTILGAILFLRFGYAIANVGLWGSLIIILLGHLVTIPTVLAVSEIATNRRVAGGGAYYIVSRSFGTSIGGAIGLALYFSQAISVAFYMVAFAEAFVPIYQWILDTYELGLDPRWVSVPCTVLLIALMLTKGADIGVSALWGISAILAASIATFFLGQGPESIQPDGLNITARIENGDSFGTVFATCFPAFTGMIAGLGLSGDLKNPQRSIPLGTIAATLTGMVVYIFVAFKLCQSATPEALAGDQFIMAQISLWGPAIYIGLGAAALSSALGSILVAPRTLQALARDNVLPIPKLNRLMEKGFGKNEEPVYATCVSGAIAIVFTVVGGVDFIAQILSMFFMVMYGALCAVSFLEHFAGNPSYRPTFHSRWYLSLLGTMMCGLMMIQISALYAFISIFLMAITYLGLRRSSRGQRDLTAIFQGTMFQLTRWLQTTLQKNRVITSEGGWRPSIIAITRFGERRLGHFDLLRWICHRHGFGQFMQFLPVDYSFTSDREARSQVDGLIQRAEMSKAGIFVDSVICPTFPLAMAQILQMPGISGLPNNCVLLEFKGESPEEFEEVKQGARLAASLMSNVLILRSTEYRFGYRASIHVWVTEDNLKNAPLMLLLAYIIVGHPEWKRAEIQLFACSEARDAEREADELSTLMEEGRIPISRQNVTSISYNSPEVLEKEVAQRSFQADLVIAGLTEERLNSEELAQTLLSYEGVNDVLFVHSIEEIVID from the coding sequence ATGTTTTCAAAGAGCAAACAACAATCTGGATCCAAAACTGTGCCATCTCAACGAGGTCACGGCTTTGGGACGGCTCCAGTGTTTCTGACTTCAATCACAACGATCTTGGGTGCCATTCTCTTTTTACGCTTCGGTTATGCTATCGCGAATGTCGGACTCTGGGGTAGCCTCATTATTATCCTCCTCGGGCATTTGGTTACGATTCCGACAGTGTTAGCAGTATCGGAAATTGCAACCAATCGCCGTGTGGCAGGCGGGGGTGCCTATTATATTGTGAGCCGCTCCTTTGGCACGAGCATTGGAGGCGCGATCGGACTTGCCCTGTATTTTTCCCAAGCGATCTCGGTCGCTTTCTATATGGTAGCATTTGCCGAGGCTTTTGTCCCCATCTATCAGTGGATCTTAGACACCTATGAGTTGGGTCTTGACCCACGTTGGGTGAGTGTCCCGTGTACCGTATTGCTCATCGCACTCATGTTAACGAAGGGCGCGGATATAGGGGTGTCGGCACTCTGGGGTATCAGTGCCATCCTTGCTGCATCGATAGCAACTTTTTTTTTGGGTCAGGGGCCTGAATCCATACAGCCCGATGGTCTGAATATTACGGCGCGCATTGAAAACGGCGATAGCTTCGGTACGGTTTTCGCGACCTGTTTTCCCGCCTTCACTGGGATGATTGCGGGTTTGGGACTCTCCGGGGACTTGAAAAACCCTCAGAGAAGCATACCCCTTGGCACGATTGCGGCGACACTCACAGGTATGGTGGTCTATATTTTTGTTGCCTTTAAATTGTGTCAGAGTGCGACACCGGAGGCACTCGCCGGTGATCAGTTTATCATGGCACAGATTTCCTTATGGGGACCGGCTATCTATATTGGGTTGGGAGCCGCTGCGCTCTCATCCGCTCTCGGCTCAATCCTCGTGGCGCCCCGAACACTGCAGGCACTTGCTCGTGACAATGTACTGCCGATTCCGAAGCTGAACCGCCTCATGGAAAAAGGGTTCGGAAAGAATGAAGAACCCGTATACGCGACGTGTGTATCAGGCGCAATCGCTATAGTGTTCACTGTCGTAGGCGGTGTGGATTTTATCGCGCAGATCCTCAGTATGTTCTTCATGGTAATGTACGGAGCACTCTGTGCTGTTTCATTTCTTGAGCACTTCGCGGGTAATCCGTCCTATCGCCCGACTTTCCATTCTCGGTGGTACCTGTCTCTGCTCGGAACTATGATGTGTGGATTGATGATGATTCAAATAAGTGCCCTATACGCGTTCATCTCAATTTTTCTCATGGCGATCACTTATCTGGGGCTTCGCCGCAGCAGTAGAGGCCAACGCGATTTGACAGCGATCTTCCAAGGAACGATGTTTCAATTAACTCGGTGGTTGCAGACGACTCTGCAGAAGAATCGCGTCATTACATCAGAAGGGGGATGGCGTCCTTCGATTATCGCTATAACTCGATTCGGAGAACGTCGGCTGGGTCATTTTGACTTACTCCGTTGGATTTGCCACCGACACGGATTCGGTCAGTTTATGCAGTTCCTGCCTGTTGATTATTCGTTTACCAGCGATAGAGAAGCGCGTAGCCAGGTTGACGGGTTGATTCAGCGAGCGGAGATGAGTAAAGCAGGTATCTTCGTTGATTCCGTAATTTGCCCGACGTTTCCACTTGCTATGGCGCAAATACTACAGATGCCTGGGATTTCTGGCTTACCAAACAACTGTGTCCTCCTTGAGTTTAAAGGTGAGAGTCCTGAGGAGTTCGAAGAAGTTAAACAAGGCGCGCGTCTCGCAGCGAGCTTAATGTCCAACGTCTTGATCCTGCGATCAACAGAATATCGATTCGGGTATCGCGCCTCGATCCATGTGTGGGTGACAGAGGATAACTTGAAGAATGCACCCCTGATGCTGCTGCTTGCATATATCATTGTGGGACATCCGGAGTGGAAACGTGCTGAGATCCAACTGTTCGCCTGCTCCGAGGCAAGAGACGCTGAACGTGAGGCTGACGAACTCTCGACACTGATGGAGGAGGGTCGGATCCCGATTTCAAGGCAGAATGTGACCTCTATTTCCTATAACAGCCCAGAGGTTTTGGAAAAAGAGGTGGCGCAACGCTCTTTTCAGGCTGACCTGGTTATCGCGGGTTTAACAGAGGAACGCCTTAATTCTGAGGAATTAGCCCAAACGTTACTATCTTACGAAGGCGTGAACGACGTACTGTTCGTCCATTCAATTGAGGAGATTGTCATTGATTAA
- a CDS encoding N-formylglutamate amidohydrolase — translation MNLSTPTIWGITKGHSPVVAAAIHDGHHVREEVSRILALTDAERLREEDPFTAIWTEVAETRIIGSQSRFEVDLNRPREKAVYIRPEDAWGLRVWQERPDEQLISRSLAGYDAFYSEVHNLLTDIARHFGHFVVFDLHSYNHRRDGRNAPPAEQEENPEVNIGTGTVVNEKWTPLIQRFMADLRAFDFMGRHLDVRENVKFRGGQFARWIHESFPNSGCAIAIEFKKFFMDEWTGEPDMMGINTIQHALQSTLLGVEEEIDILNRAEKKI, via the coding sequence ATTAACCTAAGCACACCAACGATATGGGGAATAACAAAGGGCCACAGTCCCGTTGTAGCAGCAGCGATTCATGATGGACATCACGTGCGTGAGGAAGTCTCGAGAATTCTGGCTTTAACCGATGCAGAAAGGCTCAGAGAAGAGGATCCCTTTACTGCCATCTGGACTGAGGTCGCAGAAACACGGATTATAGGCTCACAATCCCGCTTTGAGGTAGATCTGAATCGTCCGCGTGAGAAAGCCGTTTATATTAGACCGGAGGATGCTTGGGGACTCCGTGTTTGGCAAGAGCGTCCGGATGAACAACTGATCAGCAGGTCCTTAGCAGGATACGATGCCTTCTATTCGGAAGTCCACAACCTATTGACAGATATTGCGCGGCACTTTGGACATTTTGTTGTTTTTGATCTACATTCGTACAATCATCGTCGCGACGGTCGTAATGCCCCACCGGCGGAGCAAGAAGAGAATCCAGAAGTTAATATTGGCACAGGGACGGTGGTTAACGAGAAGTGGACTCCGCTGATTCAGCGTTTCATGGCAGACCTTCGGGCTTTTGACTTTATGGGGAGACATCTCGATGTCAGAGAAAATGTCAAATTCCGAGGTGGACAGTTCGCACGATGGATTCATGAATCGTTTCCAAATTCTGGTTGTGCGATTGCCATCGAATTCAAAAAATTCTTCATGGATGAGTGGACAGGTGAGCCAGATATGATGGGAATCAACACGATTCAACATGCTTTACAATCCACACTGTTAGGTGTAGAAGAAGAAATTGACATATTGAATAGAGCCGAGAAAAAAATATAA
- a CDS encoding flavohemoglobin expression-modulating QEGLA motif protein, translating into MADQPKVSPKIISDRFIRTVCDRLAENKAVRRTLPDRGRLHIDRQLPFLCVYRYPPKYKDTGTERLVMGQPSYLIASGDSRMGASLSELIQNIARTLSREFGAFLILEIWSGKKNEDGNDSAQLTRVPEFRIATQSTVSPFGTVETLAEALRRVRVRKQEAVVKMTRHRKIAPSGLPALLPTQVCKEIGCAIIGLEVSPIYRSPETDEVFPIIRRALAREITGALQKTFFQFSRAETTHRPAHFHVLGRRAVVKAVWEVDKQLAEISNAFGFLLQVTPINTEDAYASFRRSHFERTPVFYYRPRAFDPALLKRKLWNIGLERIEDPTLAHLFREKRDELDIQLTMLSHVDTPRFLPGSLQLFGDVNDNLLQLAQEIVAYVPSQSRERKPSIRLDATAFAKRVEKELQYYRHQFPEFSASVEIRDDIYAGLMVSNGNLLIGKKARIPVSRADALIQHEVGTHILTYFNGRAQPFQMLYTGLAGYEEMQEGIAVLSEYLVDGLSLPRLRLLAGRVIAVRCLIDGASFIETFRILTETYAFTQRTAFTATMRTYRSGGLTKDAVYLRGLIGLLDYLKKGGAFEPLFVGKIAVEHIPIIQELQWRKVLKPAPLRPRYMENPSVEEKINALRKEASVLGLIKKEKK; encoded by the coding sequence ATGGCAGATCAACCCAAGGTATCTCCTAAAATTATCAGTGATCGATTCATTAGGACAGTTTGTGATCGACTTGCAGAAAACAAGGCGGTTCGTCGGACTCTCCCGGATCGTGGACGGTTGCATATTGATCGGCAATTGCCATTTCTGTGTGTCTATCGGTATCCACCAAAGTATAAAGATACTGGCACGGAGCGTCTTGTTATGGGTCAACCGTCCTACTTAATTGCTTCAGGGGACAGTCGAATGGGTGCGAGTCTATCCGAACTTATCCAGAATATTGCCCGAACATTATCCCGTGAGTTTGGGGCTTTTCTGATTTTGGAGATCTGGAGCGGAAAGAAAAATGAGGACGGCAACGATTCCGCTCAACTCACGCGGGTACCCGAATTCCGGATTGCAACACAATCAACCGTGAGTCCCTTTGGAACCGTTGAGACACTCGCGGAGGCACTTCGCCGTGTTCGCGTTCGCAAACAGGAAGCTGTGGTCAAAATGACGCGGCATCGGAAAATAGCCCCCTCCGGTTTACCTGCCCTGTTGCCAACCCAAGTTTGCAAGGAAATAGGATGTGCTATAATCGGTCTTGAGGTGTCTCCTATCTATCGCTCACCTGAAACGGATGAAGTTTTTCCGATAATTCGACGGGCACTCGCGCGTGAAATCACTGGGGCGTTGCAGAAAACCTTTTTTCAGTTCTCACGAGCAGAAACGACGCATCGCCCTGCACATTTTCATGTTTTGGGACGTCGGGCAGTTGTTAAGGCGGTTTGGGAAGTAGACAAACAGCTCGCAGAAATCAGTAATGCATTTGGTTTTCTGCTACAGGTAACACCGATCAATACAGAAGACGCGTATGCATCATTTAGACGTTCACATTTTGAACGGACACCGGTTTTTTATTACCGTCCACGTGCTTTTGATCCTGCACTGCTCAAGCGTAAACTTTGGAATATTGGGTTAGAACGGATAGAAGACCCAACACTTGCACACCTTTTCCGAGAAAAGCGCGATGAACTTGATATACAACTCACGATGCTGAGTCATGTTGATACACCACGATTCTTGCCCGGCAGTTTGCAGCTTTTTGGTGATGTAAACGATAACCTTTTGCAACTTGCCCAAGAAATTGTAGCTTATGTGCCCTCCCAGAGTCGTGAGAGGAAACCGAGTATTAGACTTGATGCCACGGCTTTTGCGAAACGCGTTGAAAAGGAACTTCAATACTACCGACACCAATTCCCCGAATTTTCTGCGAGCGTTGAGATACGCGATGATATTTACGCGGGACTTATGGTGTCTAACGGAAACCTACTCATCGGCAAAAAAGCACGAATCCCAGTTTCTCGTGCAGATGCGTTGATTCAGCACGAAGTCGGTACGCATATACTCACCTACTTCAACGGACGTGCCCAACCGTTCCAAATGCTCTATACTGGACTCGCGGGTTACGAGGAAATGCAGGAAGGCATTGCTGTCCTTTCAGAATACCTTGTGGACGGTCTGAGCCTTCCGCGGCTACGACTTTTGGCGGGACGCGTAATCGCTGTGCGTTGTTTAATAGATGGTGCTTCTTTTATTGAGACTTTTCGAATCCTCACAGAGACTTACGCATTCACACAACGAACAGCCTTCACTGCGACAATGAGAACTTATCGCAGTGGTGGTTTAACTAAAGATGCAGTTTATCTCAGAGGACTCATCGGGCTGTTAGATTATTTAAAAAAAGGAGGTGCATTTGAGCCGCTCTTTGTCGGGAAAATCGCAGTTGAACACATTCCTATCATTCAAGAATTACAGTGGCGTAAGGTTCTAAAACCAGCACCGCTACGCCCAAGGTATATGGAAAATCCAAGTGTAGAAGAGAAAATCAATGCGTTACGCAAAGAAGCCTCTGTTCTTGGTTTAATCAAAAAGGAGAAAAAATGA
- a CDS encoding glutathione synthase, producing MKIGFLVNDLETEQAGYTTTRLAMQAINMGHEAWIIAVGDLAYDPDEYIRATARMAPRSNYKSHQTYFNDLQSKRAKVERITVDDLDILLLRNNPADDAMARPWAQNAGLIFGRVAMRHGVIVLNDPNGLAKALNKMYFQLFPEEVRPRTLITRSQSEIKTFAQEQGGTVVLKPLQGSGGQSVFLVRPDDLPNINQMIDAVARDGYVIAQEYLPAAAEGDMRLFVLNGLPLRYRGRYAAFRRVRMGGDMRSNIHAGGKLRQAEITDTALELVEMVRPKLVQDGMFLVGLDIVGDKLMEINVFSPGGLGSAQRFEKVNFNVAVIEALEKKVQYMKYYRRNFDNVEMAVL from the coding sequence ATGAAAATCGGATTCCTCGTCAATGATCTGGAAACTGAACAAGCCGGATACACAACGACTCGGCTGGCAATGCAGGCGATCAACATGGGACATGAGGCGTGGATAATAGCAGTCGGCGATCTCGCTTACGATCCAGATGAGTATATTCGTGCGACGGCTCGTATGGCACCGCGCAGTAATTATAAATCCCACCAAACCTATTTCAATGACCTGCAGAGCAAACGGGCAAAAGTGGAGCGTATTACGGTCGATGATTTAGATATTTTGCTCCTACGAAACAACCCAGCGGATGATGCGATGGCAAGACCTTGGGCTCAAAACGCTGGACTCATTTTCGGGAGAGTCGCAATGCGACACGGTGTCATTGTGCTCAATGACCCGAATGGACTTGCCAAAGCACTCAACAAAATGTACTTCCAACTTTTCCCTGAGGAGGTGCGACCGAGAACCCTAATTACGAGAAGTCAAAGCGAGATCAAAACATTTGCTCAAGAACAAGGTGGGACAGTGGTATTGAAACCGCTGCAGGGATCCGGTGGACAAAGTGTCTTTCTTGTTAGACCGGATGACCTTCCGAATATCAATCAGATGATTGATGCTGTCGCCAGGGATGGATATGTCATCGCACAGGAATATCTACCCGCGGCAGCAGAGGGAGACATGCGCTTGTTCGTTCTCAATGGACTGCCGCTGCGTTACCGTGGCAGATATGCGGCTTTCCGGCGGGTTCGCATGGGCGGCGACATGAGAAGTAACATTCACGCAGGCGGGAAACTTCGGCAGGCGGAAATTACCGATACCGCCTTAGAACTCGTCGAAATGGTACGCCCTAAATTAGTTCAAGATGGCATGTTCTTGGTAGGTTTGGACATTGTAGGAGACAAACTTATGGAGATTAATGTCTTCAGTCCAGGCGGGTTGGGAAGTGCACAAAGGTTTGAAAAAGTGAATTTTAACGTCGCTGTTATTGAGGCACTTGAGAAAAAAGTGCAGTACATGAAATACTACCGGCGAAATTTTGACAATGTGGAAATGGCAGTCCTGTAA
- the corA gene encoding magnesium/cobalt transporter CorA, protein MLNPFKRYSQKVGLPPGTLIYVGEERTEPVRITITDYDEKHLHEEEVQTVEACLPFKDTATVTWIHIEGVHDTDIIEEIGEHFGVNSLVLEDLMSPTQLSKIEVYEDYVFVILKHLDSDRASLKVSREQIGLIIGERFVISLQENSGSLFAPIHNRLKNVNGRLRKMRSDYLAYALIDVIVDNYFIVLEHLSDQIESVEEEAITNPTSEILARINELRRKCLLLRRPILPLRDVLNDVLDDEIPLFTQETSLYFRDVYDHLAQVIHTLETLRSAVSGLFDTYTSAVSHRMNEVMKVLTIVATFFIPLTFIAGIYGMNFKSMPELEAEWGYPVVLLVMVGIGIAMFLYFKFRKWF, encoded by the coding sequence CTGTTAAATCCGTTCAAAAGATATTCGCAAAAAGTTGGGCTTCCGCCTGGAACACTTATTTATGTGGGTGAAGAGCGGACAGAACCCGTTAGGATTACCATCACTGATTATGATGAAAAACACCTTCACGAAGAAGAGGTTCAAACGGTAGAGGCGTGTCTACCTTTCAAAGATACGGCGACTGTTACTTGGATTCACATTGAAGGCGTTCATGATACAGATATCATTGAAGAGATTGGAGAGCATTTCGGGGTTAATTCGCTTGTGCTTGAAGATTTGATGAGCCCTACTCAACTCTCCAAAATAGAGGTATATGAGGACTATGTCTTTGTTATCCTCAAGCATCTCGATTCTGATAGGGCATCTCTAAAGGTCTCAAGGGAACAAATCGGTCTTATTATTGGCGAGAGATTTGTAATTTCACTCCAAGAAAATTCCGGATCACTCTTCGCGCCTATTCACAATAGACTCAAAAACGTCAATGGTAGACTTCGAAAGATGCGGTCCGATTATCTTGCGTATGCGTTAATAGATGTTATTGTTGATAACTACTTCATCGTGTTGGAACATCTCAGTGATCAAATTGAATCGGTGGAGGAAGAAGCCATTACGAACCCGACATCAGAAATTCTCGCGAGAATCAATGAATTGAGAAGGAAGTGTCTACTTTTACGTAGACCAATTCTTCCGCTGCGCGATGTTCTCAATGATGTGTTAGATGACGAAATTCCGCTATTTACGCAAGAAACATCTCTATATTTCCGAGATGTCTACGACCATCTGGCGCAAGTGATACACACGTTAGAAACGCTTCGCAGCGCGGTTTCAGGGCTGTTTGATACCTATACCTCGGCGGTGAGTCATCGGATGAATGAAGTCATGAAGGTACTAACCATTGTGGCGACATTTTTTATTCCACTGACCTTCATCGCCGGTATTTATGGGATGAATTTCAAATCCATGCCCGAACTTGAAGCCGAATGGGGATACCCGGTTGTTTTGTTAGTGATGGTGGGCATTGGCATCGCTATGTTTCTCTATTTCAAGTTCAGAAAATGGTTCTGA
- a CDS encoding mechanosensitive ion channel family protein — translation MERPTRIIGKSFRGVVMSSEVWQAILNFKYISVVWMVLVGIGTVIVYFRLTSQLRKFTEAHAYKPENADRFFFMWRYVFMFSMGVLIIFLFSDVFGIIGLSLAFIMTLMGWGIRNPIMNLAAWLLIILQKPYRIGDRVILGTTIGDVRDISIMYTQLDQVGGTIGGEEKSGRSVMIPNQHLFRWNVINYTRDEKYILDEVIIRLTYRSDITRAEQIMCEQAAEVTADICEETGESPYVRFEFIPSGVVAKLRYRVSAVKRQSTSTLIVERISKAFRHAEQIEFAYVKSETLLIPKNDELPPQYLHIQ, via the coding sequence ATGGAAAGACCAACCCGCATTATCGGCAAGTCTTTCAGAGGAGTAGTTATGTCTTCAGAAGTCTGGCAGGCGATACTCAATTTCAAATACATATCCGTGGTGTGGATGGTCTTGGTGGGGATAGGGACGGTCATTGTTTACTTTCGTCTGACCTCGCAGCTCCGCAAGTTTACAGAGGCGCACGCCTATAAGCCTGAGAATGCTGACCGCTTCTTTTTTATGTGGCGTTACGTGTTCATGTTTTCGATGGGTGTGCTCATCATTTTTCTTTTTTCCGATGTCTTTGGGATCATCGGACTGTCATTAGCGTTTATAATGACGCTGATGGGGTGGGGTATCCGAAACCCGATCATGAACTTAGCCGCGTGGTTGTTGATTATCCTTCAGAAACCGTATCGGATTGGGGATAGGGTTATCTTGGGAACGACTATTGGTGACGTGCGGGACATCTCGATCATGTATACACAGTTGGATCAGGTTGGCGGAACGATTGGTGGGGAGGAGAAATCTGGGCGGAGTGTTATGATTCCGAACCAACATCTTTTTCGATGGAATGTGATTAACTATACACGAGACGAGAAATATATTCTGGATGAGGTAATTATTCGGTTGACATATCGTTCAGATATAACGCGTGCCGAGCAGATTATGTGTGAGCAGGCGGCTGAAGTGACAGCTGACATCTGCGAGGAAACAGGGGAATCGCCATACGTGCGGTTTGAGTTTATACCCTCCGGCGTGGTCGCCAAACTCAGGTATCGCGTCAGTGCTGTGAAGCGGCAAAGCACTTCGACATTAATCGTGGAACGGATTTCCAAGGCGTTTAGGCACGCGGAGCAGATTGAGTTTGCCTATGTCAAGAGCGAGACACTACTAATCCCAAAGAACGATGAATTGCCGCCACAGTATCTGCATATCCAATAG
- a CDS encoding mechanosensitive ion channel, producing the protein MNELIQQVRDLVETPVNILGEPIKVFQIVSLILTLTATLLVAGSLHRWFRRLFNRLRISKDIQNRLLALLFLIIVIVGGGLAFRFAGISTGFLGKVFHYPLTELFQPPKKAVEIGESGEVSPIETVEDSGNLTLARLFYAFVIIFGMFILSKYLQWVLRRQVLQDFQIARHTQFILLRFFHFTLISIGSLLALSAVGVSFTTLAIIFGGLSIGIGFGLQNIASNLISGFILIFERPIKIGDLVEIMDVDVFGRVSSINLRSTVIVSLDEKEIIVPNSQLITESVHNLTHDSHRFRLRVPVGVSYGSDVEIVRTALIEAAHEHPMVIKESNPTLENVTPPFVRFVSFGESSLDFELLAWIPDSFRRFDIASDLHFSIWRKFKAYNITIPFPQRDVHFYPKEAE; encoded by the coding sequence ATGAATGAATTAATCCAACAGGTCCGTGATTTAGTTGAAACACCGGTAAACATTTTGGGGGAACCCATAAAAGTTTTCCAAATTGTTTCGTTAATCCTGACTTTGACCGCCACATTGCTGGTAGCAGGATCTTTACATCGATGGTTCCGGCGTCTTTTCAATCGTCTCCGGATATCCAAAGATATCCAAAATCGGTTACTGGCGTTGCTATTTCTCATCATTGTGATTGTCGGAGGAGGTTTGGCTTTCAGATTCGCAGGAATTAGCACGGGTTTCCTTGGTAAAGTTTTTCATTACCCACTTACAGAGTTGTTCCAACCGCCTAAAAAAGCTGTCGAGATTGGTGAATCTGGAGAAGTATCACCGATTGAAACCGTTGAAGATAGTGGTAACTTAACGTTAGCGAGGCTATTCTATGCGTTTGTGATCATCTTCGGGATGTTTATCCTCTCTAAATACCTGCAATGGGTGCTCAGGCGGCAGGTGCTCCAAGATTTCCAAATTGCGAGACATACCCAGTTCATCTTGCTTCGATTTTTCCATTTTACGCTTATCAGCATTGGGAGCCTTCTGGCTCTCAGTGCCGTTGGCGTGAGTTTCACAACGCTGGCGATAATTTTCGGTGGGTTGAGTATCGGTATCGGTTTCGGTTTACAGAATATTGCCTCGAATCTGATTTCAGGATTTATCCTTATTTTTGAGCGTCCTATCAAAATTGGAGATCTCGTGGAGATTATGGATGTCGACGTATTTGGAAGGGTGAGTAGTATCAATCTCCGTTCAACCGTTATCGTTTCGCTTGATGAAAAGGAGATTATTGTTCCTAACTCGCAGTTGATTACCGAGTCCGTTCATAACCTCACACACGATAGCCATCGCTTCCGTCTTCGGGTTCCCGTCGGGGTGTCGTATGGTTCAGATGTCGAGATTGTGAGAACAGCCCTGATTGAAGCGGCACATGAGCATCCGATGGTAATTAAAGAGTCCAATCCTACTTTGGAAAACGTCACGCCCCCCTTCGTGCGTTTTGTTAGTTTTGGTGAATCTTCTCTCGATTTTGAATTATTAGCGTGGATTCCTGACTCCTTTCGGCGTTTTGATATTGCCAGCGATCTCCATTTTTCGATTTGGCGCAAATTTAAAGCATACAATATTACAATTCCATTCCCGCAACGAGATGTCCATTTTTACCCGAAGGAAGCGGAATAA
- a CDS encoding TlyA family RNA methyltransferase: MQRIDTFLVEHNLVESREQAKRLILAGAVTVNGNARIKPGQRIPADAEVVVQQQQKYVSRGGFKLEKALHTFDINVHNRVALDVGASTGGFTDCLLQHGAKFVHAVDVGYGQLAWKLRTHPQVQPIEKTNIRHLTPAHLKTSVLNAPEDFASIAVIDVSFISLRTVLPSVIKLLIPNSRQSSAIDIIALLKPQFEAGKAYVKKGGIVSDKRVHIQTIDNLSAFVTEKLGAIVKGLTYSPIHKDIGNIEYLLWLAVDGECTDSYQLQHTTAEIVEAAHESFGNSSQQVVKMFC; encoded by the coding sequence ATGCAACGGATAGACACCTTTCTGGTAGAACACAACTTGGTAGAGAGTCGGGAACAGGCGAAACGGCTCATTCTTGCGGGTGCAGTGACTGTTAACGGGAACGCCAGAATTAAGCCGGGGCAACGGATTCCCGCCGATGCCGAGGTGGTCGTCCAGCAGCAACAAAAATATGTGAGCCGAGGCGGGTTCAAGTTAGAAAAGGCGTTACACACCTTTGATATAAACGTTCACAATCGGGTTGCGCTCGATGTTGGTGCGTCAACAGGGGGATTCACAGACTGCCTCCTCCAGCACGGTGCGAAATTCGTCCATGCGGTTGATGTCGGTTACGGGCAACTGGCGTGGAAACTCCGCACGCATCCACAGGTACAACCGATTGAGAAAACGAATATCCGGCACCTAACGCCAGCACATCTCAAAACATCGGTGTTGAATGCCCCAGAAGACTTTGCCTCCATCGCCGTGATTGATGTCTCCTTCATCTCTTTGAGAACGGTTCTGCCGAGTGTAATCAAACTTCTCATACCAAATAGTCGTCAGTCATCCGCTATTGACATCATCGCACTCTTGAAACCGCAATTTGAAGCCGGGAAAGCGTACGTGAAAAAAGGGGGAATTGTGTCTGACAAACGGGTGCATATCCAGACGATAGATAACCTTAGTGCCTTTGTGACGGAAAAACTCGGAGCCATAGTGAAAGGTCTGACCTATTCGCCAATCCACAAGGACATCGGAAATATTGAGTACCTGCTTTGGCTTGCGGTCGATGGTGAGTGCACGGATTCCTATCAACTTCAGCACACGACTGCAGAGATTGTAGAAGCCGCGCATGAGTCTTTTGGAAATAGCAGTCAGCAGGTAGTAAAGATGTTTTGTTAA